DNA sequence from the Streptomyces sp. HUAS 15-9 genome:
CGCCCGCCACGCGCGGACGCCCCTTGCTGTCGGCCCTTCGGCGAGGGTCGTCCGCCTCTGGCCGAGGCAGGATGTGCGCGTGCTTTTCCCTCGCCTCGCGTGGAGCGACCCACGGCCTGCCGGACACACGAGCTGCCGTACCCGCACCAGGCATGCGGCGGGGGCCCGCGTCTCGTCGCGCTGGACAGCGGCCACGGGCTGGAGAACATGTGGCCCCAGCCCCTCATGCTGATGCTCCCCGAGGGCTTCACTCCCCCGCTGACGGACGCCCAGCTCGCCTGGGCCCGTGCGGAGGAGTGAACGGCCTGGGTGAACGGCTTACGGCCGCAGCGCGCGCAGCAGGAGGTCCGCCAGGTGGTCGGCGACCTCCTGGGGGCTCAGGGGGCCGCCCGGGCGGTACCAGGTCGACAGGTGGTGGACCGAGCCGAAGTGGTAGTCGACGACGAGGTCGGCCGGGGTCGCCGTGGAGAAGACGCCCTCCTTCTGGCCCTCCTCGATGAGCGCACGGAAGCGTTCGTGGTAGCGCCGGCGCTCGGCGCGCACCTGCTTGTTCTTCTCGGGGCTCAGATGGTGCATCGAGCGGAAGAAGATCATCGCGTCGTCGAGGTTCTCGATCGTCGTGACGACCACGTCCGCCGCGGCGGCCCGCAGCCGCTTCTCCACCGGCTCGTCCGCGCCCGCGAAGGCGTCGAGCCGCTCCTGCTGGACGCGCAGCACGCGCGCGTACACCTCGTGCAGCAGGTCGTCCTTGGACCCGAAGTAGTGGTACAGCGCCCCCTTGGTGACGCCCGCCGCCTCGACGATCTCCTGCACCGAGGTGCGGTCGTATCCCTGCTCGGCGAAGAGCCGGGTGGCGGCGGCAAGGAGCCGCTGCGGAACAGGAGCCCCGTCCCCGTCCGTCGTCCTGGGCACTGCCGCCACCTGCCTTTCCTTCATGCCTCACCGGCTCTCGTGCGCTCGGGAACGAAGTTCCCGACGGAGGATCTTCCCACTCGCGGTCTTGGGCAAGTCGGGCAGTATCTCCACCTGGCGCGGGTATTTGTAGGCCGCCAGTCTCTCCTTGCAGTAGACGGCAAGTGCGTCGGGGTCGGTTTCGGCACCCGGACGAAGGCTGATGTAGGCCTTGACAGTCTCCCCACGGTATCCGTCCGGCACCCCGACGACGGCCGCCTCGCGCACCGCCGGGTGCGTGTAGAGCACGTCCTCGACCTCGCGCGGCCACACCTTGAAGCCGGACGCGTTGATCATGTCCTTCTTGCGGTCGACGACGTACACCCAGCCCTGTTCGTCCATGAACCCGATGTCGCCGGTGCGCAGCTCGCCGTCCGGGAAGGTCTCGGCGGTCTCCTCGGGGCGCCGCCAGTAGCCGGGCACGACCTGGGGGCCGCGTACGACGATCTCGCCCTGTTCGCCGAAGGGGACCTCGGCGCCCTGGTCGTCGAGGATGCGGACGACCGAGTCCGGGCCGGGCACGCCCACGGCCAGGGTCCCGGAGACCGGGTCCACGGGCGCCTCCAGGCCCGGCGGCACGGAGGCGCAGGGCCCGCTGCACTCGGTGAGCCCGTAGCCGGTGCGGATGTAGGGGCCGAAGCCGGCGCGGAACTTCTCGACCAGGGCGGGCGGCACCGGGGCGCCGCCCGAGGAGAGGTTCACGAAGGAGGCGAAGTGCTCCGGGGTGCTGTCCGGGTGGGCGGCGAGCGCCATGTAGGCGGTGGACGGGCCGACCGTGTAGTGCGGGCGGTGCTCGGCGAACATCTCCAGGACCAGGCCGGGCTCGAAGCGGTAGGCGAGCACCAGAGTGCCCGCGCTGTTGAGGCAGGCGCCGAACTGGCAGACCATCCCGGTGATGTGGAACAGGGGCGCGAGGGCGTAGTAGACCGGCGCCTCGGGCAGGGCCAGGCCGGTGCGCTGCCGCTCGGCGCTGAACATGATGTTGCCGTGCGTGTTGGTGGCGCCCTTGGGGGTACCGCTGGTGCCCGAGGTGTAGCTGATCAGGGCGATGTCGGCGGGGCCGGGGTCGCCTCCCTCGGGTGCCGTGCCGCCCTGCCGGGCGACGGTGACGAGGTCGTCGGCGTCGGCGGCCGCGGGCAGCCGCTCGAAGGTCAGCACGCGCGCGTCGTCGCGGGTCTGGAAGTCCAGCTCGCAGGCGGTGAGCACGATCCGCACCGGCGACGCGGCGGCCGTCTCGCGCAGATACGACTCCCAGGCCCGGTCGGTGCAGATCAGCGCGGCCACCTCGCCGTCCCGCAGGACGTGGGCGACCTCCGCCGACTTGTACATCGGGTTGACCGGGACGACGGTGGCTCCGGCCTTCCAGGCGCCCAGGACGGCGAGCACGAA
Encoded proteins:
- a CDS encoding TetR/AcrR family transcriptional regulator, which gives rise to MPRTTDGDGAPVPQRLLAAATRLFAEQGYDRTSVQEIVEAAGVTKGALYHYFGSKDDLLHEVYARVLRVQQERLDAFAGADEPVEKRLRAAAADVVVTTIENLDDAMIFFRSMHHLSPEKNKQVRAERRRYHERFRALIEEGQKEGVFSTATPADLVVDYHFGSVHHLSTWYRPGGPLSPQEVADHLADLLLRALRP
- a CDS encoding class I adenylate-forming enzyme family protein, with product MTGSRYAAKPWLSLLNEVQRAPVAPADSLVHALRRAVAEAPDRAFLAYFDGRLSYREVDELSDSVAGHLAARGLERGDRVAVLLQNTPHFVLAVLGAWKAGATVVPVNPMYKSAEVAHVLRDGEVAALICTDRAWESYLRETAAASPVRIVLTACELDFQTRDDARVLTFERLPAAADADDLVTVARQGGTAPEGGDPGPADIALISYTSGTSGTPKGATNTHGNIMFSAERQRTGLALPEAPVYYALAPLFHITGMVCQFGACLNSAGTLVLAYRFEPGLVLEMFAEHRPHYTVGPSTAYMALAAHPDSTPEHFASFVNLSSGGAPVPPALVEKFRAGFGPYIRTGYGLTECSGPCASVPPGLEAPVDPVSGTLAVGVPGPDSVVRILDDQGAEVPFGEQGEIVVRGPQVVPGYWRRPEETAETFPDGELRTGDIGFMDEQGWVYVVDRKKDMINASGFKVWPREVEDVLYTHPAVREAAVVGVPDGYRGETVKAYISLRPGAETDPDALAVYCKERLAAYKYPRQVEILPDLPKTASGKILRRELRSRAHESR